A stretch of Procambarus clarkii isolate CNS0578487 chromosome 80, FALCON_Pclarkii_2.0, whole genome shotgun sequence DNA encodes these proteins:
- the LOC123746185 gene encoding shematrin-like protein 2 → MKILLIVAALAAFCLVDTSAVPAPDAEPGFLGGYRGFGRGLGFGGGYGGYGGGYGGYGGGYGGYGLYGRKKRSAEPAAEPEAEPGYFGGFGRGLGSFGGFGGGYGGYGGGYGGYGLYGRKKRSAEPAAEPEAEPGYFGGFGRGLGSFGGFGGGYGGYGGYYRGKRSAEPGYLGGFGGRYGGYGGYGGYGGYGGYGYYG, encoded by the exons ATGAAGATCTTG CTCATTGTTGCCGCCCTGGCGGCCTTCTGCTTGGTGGACACAAGCGCTGTTCCTGCCCCAGATGCTGAGCCCGGTTTCCTAGGTGGCTATAGAGGCTTCGGCCGAGGCCTCGGCTTTGGAGGAGGATATGGAGGCTATGGGGGAGGATATGGAGGCTACGGGGGAGGATATGGAGGCTACGGACTCTACGGTCGTAAGAAGAGGAGCGCTGAGCCTGCTGCTGAGCCTGAAGCTGAGCCCGGTTACTTTGGAGGTTTCGGCCGAGGCTTAGGAAGCTTTGGAGGCTTCGGAGGAGGATATGGAGGCTACGGGGGAGGATATGGAGGCTACGGACTCTACGGTCGTAAGAAGAGGAGCGCTGAGCCTGCTGCTGAGCCTGAAGCTGAGCCCGGTTACTTTGGAGGTTTCGGCCGAGGCTTAGGAAGCTTTGGAGGCTTCGGAGGAGGATATGGAGGCTACGGAGGCTACTATCGTGGGAAGAGAAGCGCTGAGCCCGGTTACCTTGGCGGATTCGGTGGAAGATACGGAGGATACGGAGGATACGGAGGCTATGGAGGGTATGGAGGCTATGGATACTACGGCTGA